A single genomic interval of Thermoplasmata archaeon harbors:
- a CDS encoding tryptophan--tRNA ligase, giving the protein MRIDPWASAQFADYGRLLQEFGIERFEGFELPGPHRLFRRGVVFGHRGFELIHDAILHRRPFAVLTGLMPSGDMHLGHKMVLDQVMYFQSLGADVFIAVADIEAYATRNVPLEKGREIAVDQYIKSYIALGLKRDRCQIYFQSTRGAVKDLAYILGKRVNLSAIRAIYGMDDSTSMAHMFAPLVQAGDILHVQLQRYGGPRPTLVPVGVDQDPHIRLSRDIASAHRLCNVTVARDGRVGVFVKADEGVEELLSLAESVAGSAGFAKLRKIPAYKALYIDDASPADVPKLDGAMIAEESKRSANIFFQPSSTYHRFITGLTGDKMSSSRPESAIFLSDPPAQAAEKVMRAKTGGAVSVEEQRRSGGKPEECSVYEMLLYHLVEDDAELDTIYNSCRSGERLCGACKREAAELAVRFLKDFQERKASVGSSWRDWVVEDH; this is encoded by the coding sequence ATGAGAATCGACCCGTGGGCGAGCGCGCAGTTCGCGGACTACGGCCGCCTCCTTCAGGAGTTCGGCATCGAGAGGTTCGAGGGCTTCGAGCTCCCGGGTCCGCACAGGCTCTTCAGGAGGGGCGTGGTCTTCGGCCACAGGGGCTTCGAGCTCATCCACGACGCGATTCTGCACAGAAGGCCCTTCGCCGTCCTGACGGGCCTGATGCCCTCCGGCGACATGCACCTGGGGCACAAGATGGTTCTCGACCAGGTGATGTACTTCCAGTCCCTCGGCGCGGACGTTTTCATCGCCGTCGCGGACATCGAGGCCTACGCCACCAGAAACGTCCCTCTGGAAAAGGGGAGAGAAATCGCGGTCGATCAGTACATCAAGTCCTACATCGCCCTCGGCCTCAAGAGGGACAGGTGCCAGATATACTTCCAGTCCACGAGGGGGGCGGTGAAGGACCTTGCCTACATTCTTGGAAAGAGGGTCAACCTCTCGGCCATCCGCGCCATATACGGCATGGACGACTCGACGAGCATGGCCCACATGTTCGCCCCGCTCGTTCAGGCCGGGGACATCCTGCACGTCCAGCTGCAGCGCTACGGCGGCCCGAGGCCCACCCTCGTCCCCGTGGGCGTCGACCAGGACCCCCATATAAGGCTCTCCAGGGACATCGCCTCGGCCCACAGGCTCTGCAACGTTACCGTTGCGAGGGACGGGAGGGTCGGCGTCTTCGTCAAGGCGGACGAGGGCGTGGAGGAGCTGCTCTCCCTCGCCGAGTCGGTCGCGGGCTCCGCCGGGTTCGCGAAGCTGAGGAAGATACCTGCCTACAAAGCCCTCTACATTGACGACGCATCCCCGGCCGATGTTCCGAAGCTCGACGGGGCGATGATCGCGGAGGAGTCGAAGCGCTCCGCAAACATCTTCTTTCAGCCCTCCTCCACGTACCACCGATTCATCACCGGCCTGACGGGAGACAAGATGTCCTCATCCAGACCCGAGAGCGCGATATTCCTCTCGGACCCGCCCGCCCAAGCGGCGGAGAAGGTGATGAGGGCGAAGACCGGTGGCGCAGTCTCGGTGGAGGAGCAGAGGAGGAGCGGCGGCAAGCCCGAGGAGTGCTCGGTCTACGAGATGCTGCTCTACCACCTCGTCGAGGACGACGCGGAGCTCGACACGATATACAACAGCTGCAGGAGCGGGGAGCGCCTCTGCGGGGCCTGCAAGAGGGAGGCGGCGGAGCTCGCCGTGCGCTTCTTAAAGGATTTTCAGGAGAGGAAGGCCTCGGTGGGGAGCTCCTGGCGGGACTGGGTCGTGGAGGACCATTAA
- a CDS encoding KEOPS complex subunit Pcc1, whose product MWRETTMAEREQGPHARGWARRRKSAGAQVSSRITAPAVASKGGKAPMEMRHVSVRCSVSLELEFASAGEARRVAAALEPDNEGFLRSRVEGRRLLVEGEAGTIPSLLQTLDDYLACLGVAVRAGGGCERRREEKEEE is encoded by the coding sequence ATGTGGAGGGAAACGACGATGGCGGAGAGGGAGCAGGGGCCTCACGCGCGCGGATGGGCGCGTAGGAGGAAAAGTGCCGGAGCGCAGGTCTCGTCAAGAATCACGGCCCCTGCGGTCGCGTCGAAGGGCGGAAAGGCTCCTATGGAGATGCGTCATGTGAGTGTCAGGTGCTCCGTCTCCCTCGAGCTGGAGTTCGCGAGCGCAGGAGAGGCTCGCAGGGTGGCCGCGGCGCTCGAGCCGGACAACGAGGGCTTCCTGAGGAGCAGGGTGGAGGGCAGGAGGCTTCTCGTGGAGGGAGAGGCGGGGACAATCCCCTCACTACTGCAGACGCTGGACGACTACCTCGCCTGCCTCGGCGTGGCGGTGCGCGCGGGCGGGGGATGTGAGAGGAGGCGCGAGGAGAAAGAAGAGGAGTGA
- a CDS encoding HD domain-containing protein, producing MRQYISDIRALPDGSPVMGRFAVRGKEAVREYRAKEGRFFSLQLSDRTGSILMKYWGGRDPKTVMELYASIEPGDVVMLTGTVTMDQFEQAPVITVNEGTQLLRKVESVPQEELAEYLPSTKRDRGKMLEELLGIARSVKNEHLRALLESFFSDPVFVEKYSSSPSAIIHHHNYLGGNLEHSLNVLKLCLTLCDAYPELDRDLLIAGAILHDIGKLEEYATKATIVMTDRGRFLGHVAIGERMVSERAGAIPGFPEELMMKLGHLMLQHHGTLEENRLKGMKIPETAALHFADDADAQTKEFLQILEAARETKDAWSYQRAIGNEIYTK from the coding sequence ATGAGACAGTACATCTCGGACATCCGCGCGCTCCCCGACGGCAGCCCCGTGATGGGCCGCTTCGCGGTCAGGGGGAAGGAGGCGGTCAGGGAGTACAGGGCGAAGGAGGGGAGGTTCTTCTCACTCCAGCTCTCTGACAGAACGGGAAGCATACTGATGAAGTACTGGGGCGGGCGCGACCCGAAGACCGTTATGGAGCTCTACGCCTCCATCGAGCCCGGGGATGTGGTGATGCTGACGGGCACAGTCACCATGGACCAGTTCGAGCAGGCGCCCGTGATAACCGTGAACGAGGGGACCCAGCTGCTCAGGAAAGTGGAGAGCGTGCCGCAGGAGGAGCTGGCCGAGTACCTTCCGTCGACGAAGAGGGACAGGGGGAAAATGCTGGAGGAGCTGCTCGGAATCGCGCGCAGCGTAAAAAACGAGCATCTCAGGGCCCTATTGGAGTCTTTTTTCTCAGACCCTGTTTTTGTGGAGAAATACTCCTCCTCTCCATCCGCGATCATCCATCATCACAACTATCTCGGAGGCAATCTGGAGCACTCGCTCAACGTGCTGAAGCTCTGCCTGACGCTCTGCGACGCGTATCCGGAGCTCGACCGCGACCTGCTCATCGCGGGCGCGATTCTGCACGACATCGGCAAGCTCGAGGAGTACGCAACAAAGGCAACCATAGTAATGACGGACAGGGGCAGGTTCCTCGGCCACGTCGCGATAGGGGAGAGGATGGTCAGCGAGAGGGCGGGGGCGATACCCGGTTTTCCGGAAGAGCTGATGATGAAGCTTGGCCACCTGATGCTCCAGCACCACGGCACCCTCGAAGAAAACAGGCTCAAAGGGATGAAGATACCGGAGACGGCGGCGCTGCACTTCGCCGACGACGCCGACGCCCAGACAAAGGAGTTCCTGCAGATTCTAGAAGCTGCAAGGGAGACGAAGGACGCTTGGTCGTATCAGAGGGCGATAGGAAATGAGATCTACACAAAATGA
- a CDS encoding site-2 protease family protein: MEFGIITALLVVTIYVLLVIVLWKARVLEKLGVSAAGPLLMIRTKRGLRLIERLSGREHFWRRFGNVSLGILVFFMILVTVVLIWEVPLALRVPASAAPGPEMILGIPGINPLIPIGYGILALAIGIVVHEFAHGVLSRTAGVPVKSTGLLLFVVPIGAFVEPDEEALKKLPRRKRARMYAVGPASNLILAFACAGIFSWGFMASTGPVEEGVVVTHVVKDYPAHSAGIPPWALITSIQLPNESAEQAVIRDEEGFSALMARSHSGDNATITYLFRGERRTVHVLLADKYEYYKKYYNESNREEYRGRGFLGIGTMSADLLPTTLARPLKPDSLERFVASAAYYISLPLFRLMPMESPVTDLYEVRGPLSVFPPQAFWLLANTFYWLFWINLMIGLTNCLPIPRLDGGMVYKDALERAMELLRPLWEARRREALATRIYIATGLFVIFLIMWQFVGPRVGALL; this comes from the coding sequence ATGGAGTTCGGAATAATCACGGCCCTGCTGGTCGTTACCATTTACGTGTTGCTGGTCATAGTCCTCTGGAAGGCGCGGGTGTTGGAAAAGCTGGGCGTATCCGCCGCCGGCCCTCTCCTAATGATAAGGACGAAGAGGGGCCTGAGGCTGATAGAGCGCCTCTCCGGAAGGGAGCACTTCTGGCGCCGGTTCGGCAACGTCTCTCTGGGCATTTTGGTCTTCTTCATGATTCTGGTCACCGTGGTTCTGATATGGGAAGTTCCTCTGGCTCTGCGCGTCCCGGCCTCCGCAGCGCCCGGTCCCGAGATGATTCTCGGAATTCCGGGCATCAACCCCCTGATTCCCATCGGCTACGGCATCCTGGCGCTCGCCATAGGAATCGTGGTGCACGAGTTCGCCCACGGCGTGCTCTCGCGCACAGCGGGCGTCCCGGTGAAGTCAACCGGCCTCCTTCTGTTCGTTGTTCCAATTGGGGCCTTCGTCGAGCCCGATGAGGAGGCGCTGAAGAAGCTCCCCAGACGCAAGAGAGCGAGAATGTACGCCGTGGGCCCCGCCTCCAATCTGATTCTGGCATTCGCCTGCGCCGGGATATTCTCGTGGGGCTTCATGGCCTCCACCGGACCGGTTGAGGAAGGGGTTGTCGTGACGCACGTGGTAAAGGACTACCCGGCCCACAGTGCGGGCATCCCTCCCTGGGCCTTGATAACCTCCATCCAGCTCCCCAATGAGAGCGCCGAACAGGCTGTCATCCGCGACGAGGAGGGCTTTTCAGCGCTCATGGCGCGCTCGCACTCAGGCGACAACGCCACCATCACCTACCTATTTAGGGGCGAGAGGCGCACCGTCCACGTGCTTCTGGCGGACAAATATGAATATTACAAAAAATACTACAACGAGAGCAACCGCGAGGAGTACCGAGGCCGGGGCTTCCTTGGTATAGGAACGATGTCCGCGGACCTCCTGCCGACCACTCTCGCCCGCCCTCTGAAGCCCGATTCTTTGGAGAGGTTCGTGGCGAGCGCCGCCTACTACATCAGCCTGCCTCTGTTCAGGCTCATGCCGATGGAGTCTCCCGTGACAGACCTCTACGAAGTTCGGGGGCCGCTCTCCGTGTTTCCACCGCAGGCCTTCTGGCTACTGGCCAACACGTTCTATTGGCTATTCTGGATAAACCTGATGATCGGGCTGACCAACTGCCTCCCCATACCAAGGCTCGACGGCGGCATGGTCTACAAGGACGCTCTAGAAAGGGCGATGGAGCTCCTCAGGCCTCTCTGGGAGGCGAGGCGCAGGGAGGCCCTCGCAACCAGAATCTACATCGCCACTGGGCTGTTCGTGATTTTTCTAATAATGTGGCAGTTCGTGGGGCCCCGTGTCGGCGCCCTCCTATGA
- a CDS encoding RNA 2'-phosphotransferase, with protein MIKECRTHGYFRADACPNCKEPGKFLMNDEEVDQLGRILAGVLRHFPERFQLSLDGHGWVDIRALVEAVRQRRSQFHWLRPHHIVAMAATDPKGRYQVERGRVRATYGHSIEVDLDLPTDGIPDELYYPATEEEVPILLETGLKPSDRKHVHLSLTPESAADAGSHRTEKPVILRVDAKGAVEGGVVIKRAGKTVFITKEIPPEYLSKL; from the coding sequence TTGATAAAGGAGTGCAGAACGCACGGCTACTTCAGGGCCGACGCCTGCCCAAACTGCAAGGAGCCGGGCAAATTCCTTATGAACGACGAGGAGGTTGACCAGCTCGGCAGAATTCTGGCGGGGGTTCTGAGGCACTTCCCCGAGAGGTTCCAGCTCTCGCTCGATGGGCACGGCTGGGTGGATATCCGAGCGCTTGTGGAGGCGGTGCGCCAGAGGCGCAGCCAGTTCCATTGGCTCAGGCCACACCACATCGTCGCGATGGCGGCGACCGATCCGAAGGGACGATACCAGGTGGAGAGGGGGAGGGTCAGGGCGACATATGGCCACTCCATCGAGGTCGACCTGGACCTCCCGACCGACGGCATACCTGACGAGCTCTACTACCCCGCGACGGAGGAGGAGGTGCCGATTCTCCTCGAGACTGGCCTGAAACCCTCGGACAGGAAGCACGTCCACCTGAGCCTCACACCCGAGAGCGCCGCCGACGCCGGCTCCCACAGGACTGAGAAGCCAGTGATTCTCAGGGTGGATGCAAAGGGGGCGGTTGAGGGCGGGGTGGTGATCAAGCGCGCTGGGAAGACAGTGTTCATCACGAAGGAGATTCCTCCGGAGTATCTTTCGAAGCTCTGA
- the ilvE gene encoding branched-chain-amino-acid transaminase encodes MQEHLVYVNGEFVPRSKAAVSVFDHGLLYGDGVFEGIRAYNKRVFKLHEHVERLFESAKAIDLKIPHTKDEMSELILETCRRNNIVDGYIRPVVTRGVGDLGLNPLKCSKPTVIIIAIPFAPLYGDKYERGLKLITASVRRNPPDCVSPNIKSLNYLNNILATIQSNQRGADEALFLDRDGYVSEASADNIFIVKKGRLFTPYTVSNLIGITRATVLELAEKLGIPAEEKLLTLFEVYAADEVFVCGTAAELAPVVSVDDRTIGDGKPGRITLQLAAAYKELVNSTGVPIYR; translated from the coding sequence GTGCAGGAACATCTGGTTTACGTTAATGGCGAGTTCGTGCCGAGGAGCAAGGCCGCGGTATCGGTCTTCGACCACGGGCTTCTCTACGGGGACGGGGTTTTCGAGGGCATCAGGGCCTACAACAAACGGGTGTTCAAGCTCCACGAGCATGTGGAGAGGCTTTTCGAATCTGCAAAGGCGATTGATTTAAAAATCCCGCACACAAAAGATGAGATGAGCGAGCTCATCCTCGAGACCTGCAGGAGGAACAATATCGTGGACGGCTACATAAGGCCCGTGGTCACGAGAGGCGTGGGGGATTTGGGCCTCAACCCCCTGAAGTGCTCAAAGCCCACGGTGATAATAATCGCCATTCCCTTTGCGCCGCTCTATGGAGACAAATATGAGCGTGGGCTGAAGCTGATCACGGCCAGCGTTCGTCGGAACCCTCCGGACTGCGTGAGTCCTAACATCAAATCCCTGAACTACCTGAACAACATCCTCGCCACAATTCAATCCAATCAGAGGGGCGCGGACGAGGCCCTCTTCCTCGATAGGGATGGCTATGTCTCGGAGGCCTCTGCGGACAACATATTTATCGTGAAGAAAGGAAGGCTCTTCACCCCATACACCGTCTCGAACCTGATTGGCATAACAAGAGCGACGGTGCTGGAGCTGGCCGAGAAGCTCGGGATACCGGCCGAGGAGAAGCTGCTCACGCTCTTCGAAGTCTATGCCGCGGACGAGGTCTTTGTCTGCGGGACCGCGGCCGAGCTCGCGCCCGTGGTCAGCGTGGACGACAGGACGATTGGCGACGGAAAGCCCGGGAGAATAACCCTCCAGCTGGCCGCGGCCTACAAGGAGCTGGTGAACTCCACCGGCGTACCCATATACCGGTGA
- a CDS encoding glycosyltransferase family 4 protein, whose product MKILYLAHHQVFSGDHAGFTHVYNITRHLAALGHELTLVARPPPAGSAPPPPPEGVRLRYAGWELEYPLPFGPPERLRSQLNILEPAIALRWLKNIIEEEGVDVIQERHEMRLDLAPLSTKLMGIPSVLEVNSPFLEESFPEGSFSFRSRNFFRRMGFGGANAIIVQTRLLKEIISKHTSTPIHVIPNGADPEHFTPSADPSGPARALWGGGKGGDIIGFAGAFHPWHGALDLVEAFSKLAQRELSLRLLMMGSGGEDLEKCRKLVRRRGLEARVRFTGGIPYTELPRYLNMCSVLAAPFAPSKDEKRRELFKRYGLWWCPLKIFEYMAMAKPVVCSSVGAIPDYIRGAGLLYPEGDTEALVDRLSALLADPGLRERLGRAGRERVEKEYNWLEAAKKTLAVYEGLVERRA is encoded by the coding sequence ATGAAAATTCTCTATCTCGCGCACCATCAAGTGTTCTCGGGCGACCACGCTGGCTTCACCCACGTCTACAATATCACCCGCCATCTAGCTGCCCTAGGGCATGAGCTCACTCTCGTCGCTCGACCCCCGCCTGCAGGCTCTGCCCCTCCCCCACCCCCAGAGGGTGTCAGGCTCAGGTACGCCGGATGGGAGCTCGAGTACCCCCTGCCCTTCGGACCCCCTGAGCGCCTCCGGTCCCAGCTCAACATTCTCGAGCCCGCAATCGCCCTCCGGTGGCTAAAGAATATCATCGAGGAGGAGGGGGTGGATGTGATTCAGGAGAGGCACGAAATGCGCCTGGACTTGGCGCCCCTGTCCACGAAGTTGATGGGCATCCCTTCAGTTCTCGAGGTCAACAGCCCCTTCCTGGAAGAGAGCTTCCCCGAGGGCTCTTTCAGCTTCAGGAGCCGGAACTTCTTTCGAAGGATGGGCTTTGGGGGAGCCAACGCAATTATCGTCCAGACGCGTCTCCTGAAGGAGATCATATCAAAGCACACCAGCACCCCAATTCACGTGATTCCAAACGGCGCCGACCCGGAGCACTTCACGCCCTCCGCGGACCCCTCCGGTCCAGCTAGGGCTCTCTGGGGAGGGGGCAAAGGAGGGGACATAATCGGTTTCGCTGGGGCATTCCACCCTTGGCACGGGGCGCTGGACCTCGTCGAGGCCTTCTCAAAGCTCGCCCAGCGTGAGTTGTCCCTCAGGCTCCTTATGATGGGCTCCGGGGGCGAGGACCTCGAGAAGTGCAGGAAGCTCGTGAGGAGGAGGGGTCTGGAGGCGAGGGTCCGCTTCACCGGCGGAATTCCCTACACGGAGCTTCCCCGCTACTTGAATATGTGCAGTGTCCTCGCCGCCCCTTTCGCCCCCTCGAAAGACGAAAAGAGAAGGGAGCTGTTCAAACGCTACGGTCTGTGGTGGTGCCCCCTAAAGATATTCGAGTACATGGCGATGGCGAAGCCCGTGGTCTGTTCTAGCGTCGGAGCGATTCCTGATTATATACGCGGGGCCGGACTGCTCTATCCGGAGGGCGACACGGAGGCTCTGGTCGATAGACTCTCGGCCCTTCTCGCTGACCCCGGGCTACGCGAGAGGCTCGGGAGGGCTGGAAGGGAGAGGGTCGAGAAAGAGTACAATTGGTTGGAAGCCGCCAAAAAAACCCTTGCTGTCTACGAAGGGCTGGTCGAGCGACGGGCCTGA
- a CDS encoding nascent polypeptide-associated complex protein: MEASGEAMFPGGRGMNPRQLQMMMKRMGVTMEELDDVEEVLIRCNSRDIVIKKPSVAQITAQGQKYYQVSGEATTVERAGAVQAEDVRLVVSQTGASEEEARRALQEAGGRPAEAIMKLLEKKGV; encoded by the coding sequence TTGGAAGCGTCCGGTGAGGCGATGTTCCCGGGCGGAAGGGGGATGAACCCGCGGCAGCTCCAGATGATGATGAAGAGGATGGGGGTGACGATGGAGGAGCTGGACGATGTGGAGGAGGTCTTGATTCGGTGCAACTCGAGGGATATCGTTATAAAAAAACCCTCGGTCGCGCAGATTACCGCCCAGGGCCAGAAGTACTATCAGGTTTCTGGCGAGGCCACGACCGTCGAGAGGGCCGGGGCCGTCCAGGCCGAGGACGTCAGACTCGTTGTGAGCCAGACCGGCGCCTCCGAGGAGGAAGCGCGCCGGGCCCTTCAGGAGGCCGGGGGCCGGCCCGCGGAGGCGATAATGAAGCTCCTTGAGAAAAAGGGCGTCTGA
- a CDS encoding ABC transporter ATP-binding protein produces MDEETGADGGESGGGAVVEVSGLVVRFGELEALCGVSLRVERGELFGLLGPNGAGKTTLVRVLTGQLRPTSGRAFTMGVPPDDPIGMRRSAGIVPEAEAPPTFLTVQEFLELVCRIRQVEGVGERVARWLEFFQLEEKKSVLCRDLSKGQRQKVMLAAAFIHEPPLLILDEPLSSLDPVFQRRVTDHLRDFVARGGTVFMCTHILDLAEKLCSRVAVINRGRIVATGAPGELRGASGERLEEVFLRLVEGGG; encoded by the coding sequence ATGGACGAAGAAACGGGAGCGGATGGCGGCGAGAGCGGAGGGGGGGCGGTGGTGGAGGTCTCTGGGCTGGTTGTCAGGTTCGGAGAGCTTGAGGCCCTTTGTGGCGTCTCCCTACGAGTAGAGCGGGGTGAGCTCTTCGGGCTCCTCGGGCCCAATGGAGCGGGCAAGACCACCCTAGTCAGGGTTCTCACGGGCCAGCTCCGCCCCACCTCAGGGAGGGCTTTCACGATGGGAGTCCCTCCCGACGACCCGATAGGGATGAGGCGGAGCGCGGGCATTGTCCCCGAGGCAGAGGCTCCGCCGACCTTTCTGACCGTGCAAGAGTTCCTGGAGCTCGTCTGCAGAATTCGCCAAGTCGAGGGCGTGGGCGAGAGGGTGGCTCGCTGGCTTGAGTTCTTCCAGCTCGAGGAGAAAAAGAGCGTCCTCTGCAGGGATCTCTCCAAGGGCCAGCGCCAGAAGGTGATGCTGGCGGCCGCGTTCATCCATGAACCACCGCTCCTGATTCTCGACGAGCCCCTGAGCAGCCTTGACCCCGTATTCCAGAGAAGGGTCACGGACCACCTGCGAGATTTCGTCGCCCGCGGCGGAACGGTCTTCATGTGCACCCACATTCTCGACCTCGCCGAAAAGCTCTGCAGCCGCGTCGCGGTCATAAACCGGGGACGGATTGTGGCGACCGGGGCTCCCGGGGAGCTGAGGGGGGCAAGCGGCGAGAGGCTTGAGGAGGTCTTCCTCCGCCTCGTCGAGGGCGGTGGATAG
- a CDS encoding CorA family divalent cation transporter — protein MAEGTCAQNGQGALSPEIPRLRLVIYDKKSTRSFEPVDFDEASALEKKYEGEAWLDIVAQHVDEILHKFSLSKEPNDHYIIDEEDRTVFQVPFLVRNSTETQYLYIICDSSNRITTIRQTAWERGPVESTLRFIGDIVDEETEDGKMPLHNFRDFVFTALLGACSDEFIATISASRKKVNKIYEGIVRHSDPMEAQAQIYQVHSFLSETFGTTIFLFREFVSLVRKGSGKHLKLSLYQSYLEKVMNDVTQAIEMRDGLENTLELISNTVRASLSDINIANTERLNRAVEILTRLSVLLMIPNSVFTFWPTLPISPHDTFLGLHSASWEMIIALLLTILGQVLISYYYKHSYIMDVLKKNR, from the coding sequence ATGGCAGAGGGGACCTGCGCTCAAAACGGACAGGGGGCTCTCTCCCCCGAAATACCGAGGCTGCGCCTCGTTATCTACGATAAGAAGAGCACGAGATCCTTCGAACCAGTGGATTTCGACGAGGCGAGTGCACTGGAAAAAAAGTACGAGGGGGAGGCCTGGCTGGACATCGTCGCTCAGCACGTTGACGAAATCCTCCACAAGTTCTCCCTATCCAAAGAGCCCAACGACCATTACATCATAGATGAAGAGGACAGGACGGTCTTTCAGGTCCCTTTCCTGGTCCGCAACTCAACTGAGACCCAATACCTCTACATCATCTGCGACAGCTCCAACCGCATCACGACCATCCGCCAGACCGCGTGGGAGAGGGGGCCGGTGGAGTCGACCCTGCGCTTCATCGGAGATATAGTGGACGAGGAGACCGAGGACGGAAAGATGCCCTTACACAACTTCAGGGACTTCGTTTTTACGGCTCTCCTGGGGGCATGCTCTGACGAGTTCATCGCCACGATTAGCGCCTCACGGAAAAAGGTCAATAAAATATATGAGGGAATTGTCCGCCATTCCGACCCGATGGAGGCCCAGGCCCAGATATATCAGGTCCACTCTTTCCTCTCAGAGACATTCGGAACCACGATATTCCTCTTCAGGGAGTTCGTCTCGCTCGTGCGCAAGGGGAGCGGTAAGCACCTGAAGCTCTCCCTCTACCAGTCCTACCTCGAAAAAGTGATGAACGACGTAACCCAGGCAATTGAGATGAGAGATGGACTCGAGAACACGCTCGAACTGATATCCAACACTGTCAGGGCCAGTTTGTCAGATATCAACATTGCGAACACTGAGAGGCTGAACAGGGCCGTGGAGATTCTGACTAGGCTATCGGTGCTCTTAATGATTCCCAACTCCGTATTCACCTTCTGGCCCACCCTCCCGATAAGCCCCCATGACACATTCCTCGGCCTCCACTCCGCTTCTTGGGAAATGATAATCGCTCTTCTTTTAACGATATTAGGACAAGTATTGATTTCCTATTATTACAAGCACTCATATATAATGGATGTTCTGAAAAAGAATAGATAA